The Thermus islandicus DSM 21543 sequence CTCCCACTCCCAGCTCAAAGCCCTTCTGGGGAGGGTCTATTCCTCCTCCCCTCCACACCAGAGCGAACGGGGTTCCCGGGATAGACGTGAACAGCGACCCCGGACCAGGCACCCCACAAGCTGCCGCACCGGACTGTAGGGATGAGGCGGCACGGGCTTCGGTAGCGCCTCAAAATCGGCCTTGGGACCAGGCTTCCCCGAGCAAGCGCCCCGCTCTTGGCGCTGAAGGGGCCCGGTGGCTCGAGGCCAAGAGGAGAGGTTGCCCTCCCTCAAGCGCCCCATGCCTGCCCCTCAAGGTGGGGCCCTCCCAGTCCCAGCCCCTCTAAGTCCATCACCTCCGCCAAGGGGGTCCAGGCCGCCTCCCCTTCCCGCAGGCGCAAGAGGAGGCGGGGGTTGGGCAAATACCGCCCCCGGCGCACCCTGAGGAAGAGCCTTCGGGCAGGACGGTAGTCGCTATTCACCTCGCTCCTGGCCAGGACCGCTCCCAGGTAGGCCCTCCGCTCCTCCAAGGTCTCCTTACGGGCCAAGGTGGCGGGCAGAAGGGCGGGAGGCAGGCGGCCCAGGCTTTCCGTCAGGTGGTGGGCCGTGACCCCCTCCAGCAAAAGGGGCCCCCGCAGGCGCACTTGCGGGAGGGCCAGGGCCTTGAGGCTGGCCAGGGCCGCCAGGAAGGCCCAGTACTCCGCCATCCGGGGGTAAAGGCGCACCAGGTGCCCCTCGGCCTGGACGTCCAAGGCCGTGGGCGCCAGGAGGTCGGCCACCAGGGGAAAGCGCTCGCGGGCAAAGGTCTCCTCCTCAAGGGCCCGCTCCAGGGCGTGGAGGAAGGGGGTGTAGCCGAAGGGGTCGCGGGCTTCGGGGTCGGCCCCCTGGGCCAGGAGGGCCTCGAGGAACTCCCGGTTTCCCGCCCGGGCCGCCAGCATCAGGGGGGTGAGGCCCAAGGGGGTGCGGAAGTCGGGTCCGAAGTCCTTCACCTGGT is a genomic window containing:
- a CDS encoding ankyrin repeat domain-containing protein: MKDFGPDFRTPLGLTPLMLAARAGNREFLEALLAQGADPEARDPFGYTPFLHALERALEEETFARERFPLVADLLAPTALDVQAEGHLVRLYPRMAEYWAFLAALASLKALALPQVRLRGPLLLEGVTAHHLTESLGRLPPALLPATLARKETLEERRAYLGAVLARSEVNSDYRPARRLFLRVRRGRYLPNPRLLLRLREGEAAWTPLAEVMDLEGLGLGGPHLEGQAWGA